The Bacteroidales bacterium genome segment TGGAATATTATAACAAAGCTGTTGAACTCTTAAAAGGAAGTTCCGATAAGCATTATACGGCACTAATTTATAAGGATGTAGCAGTAGTTTATAAAGAAATGGAAGAGTATAAAAAAGCATTAAATTTTTTAAATAAATCTCATGAAATAGCGATCGAAATTTATGATAAAAGTTTATTGCGTGATGATTATAAGGAATATACAGATATTTATGCTCTCCTGCATAATTATGAAAAAGCATTTATGTATCAAAAAAAATATATAGCCTTTCACGATACTATTTTTAATGAAGAAAGTGATGAAAGAATGAAAGAAACTGAAGTGAAATATGAAACTGAAAAGAAAGAAAAGGAAAATGAAATATTGAAAACACAACAAAAAATTAACGAATTAGAACTTGAAAAAAAGACAAACAGGCAATATTATTTAATCGCAGGCTCTTTAATATTTCTTCTTCTGGCTATCCTTATTTTCAGCCGATACAGGCTTAAACAGAAAACAAATCTGATATTGGAAGAATCAAACAGAAAACTTATTGTGTCTGAACAGAATTTAAAAGAGTCGGTTACTACAAAAGATAAATTCTTTTCTATCATAGCGCATGATTTAAGAAACCCTTTAAGTTCGTTAACGCTTGTCTCCCAAGTTTTGGATGAAAATATTGATGAACTTTCATCCGAAAAACTGAAATATTATATAGGCAGTATTAATAACGCAGCAAACAGCTTATTAAATCTCGTTGAAAATTTATTAAATTGGGCAAGGACACAGACACATAAAATTTCAATTAGTTATGAAAGTTTTGATTTGCATAATATTATTGATCAAAATATCAGTCTGTTGAAATTTAATGCTGAAAAGAAAAGCATTCAAATTACAAATAATATTAAGAAAGGTACAATTATTATTGCAGATATAAATCTTCTGACAACAGTTATCAGGAACTTACTTGCAAATGCGATTAAGTTTACCGAAAAGAACGGATATGTTGAAATTAATATGAAAGAAAAAACGAATTATTTTGAAGTATATGTTTCAGACACAGGCATTGGTATGAGTGATGAAGATTTGAAAAAGTTATTTCGAATTGATATAGATACAACTTCTGTCGGAGATTCATCGGAAAAAGGAACAGGTCTCGGACTAATTTTGTGCAAAGAATTTATTGAGATGAACGGAGGTAATATCAGAGCTGAAAGTGAACCGGAAAAAGGAAGTTCATTTATTTTTACGGTTAAGAAAGGAAATGTGTAAAACAGATTGAAAAAAGATTGAAAAAAGATTGAATAAGATTGAAAAAAGATTGATTAAGATTGAAATAATAATATAAATTTTTTAAAGTTTCCGAAAAAAATTTGATATACTGAAAAAAGTTCAGCACGAGTTGTCGGATATTAATTAAAGTATCAAATTGTTTAATTGCTACAATGCTGTTTTTTAACAATTTAACAATGCAGCAATTTAACAATGTAATAATTAAATACAAACAACAAAATTATCGACAACTTGTTTGTTTATAATTTTTAGTAATGATATAACAATGTAAATAATGAATGTAATAATTGTAGATGACCACCAAATTGTAAGAGACGGTATATCTGTGCTCTTAATGAAAACCGAAGATATTAACATTATCGGGGAAGCATCTAACGGAGAGCAACTTTTACTTCTCTTAAAGAATATAATCCCTGATATTATAATTTTAGATATTTCTATGCCTAAAATATCAGGAATAGAACTAAGCAAGATTATAAAGGAAACATATCCCCAAATAAAGATTGTAATTTTTTCCTCTCATACTGAAGGTGAAAATGTAGTGCATGCATTGGAAGCCGGAGCAAAAGGTATTCTTCCGAAAAATACAATAAGAGAAGAACTTATTGAAGCTTTAAGGAGTGTGTATAGCGGTAAAGAATTCATTAGCAAATATATACCGTACAGTACTTTTGTTAATCATATTAAGAGCACTAAAGCTCATAAAGACAGTAAAAAAGTATTGGAAGATGTTCTTTCAACTCGTGAAATTGAGATATTAAAATTAATTGTTGACGGAAAAAGTAATAAAGAAATATCAGAACTATTATTCATCAGTCAAAGAACAGTTGAAAAACATAAAAGTAATATTCTTAATAAATTAGAAATGAAATCTGTTGTTGATTTAGTAAAATATGCAATAAAAAACAAACTTACTGATGTTTAATTATAGAATGATAAAATGATAGAATGATAAAATAATGCAACAATGAAAAACTACGTATTTCACGTATTAATTTAAGAAAACTACGTATTATTTTATAAATATTTATGATGTATTTTTGTAGCAATACAACTAATTCAAGGCCTAACCAAAACATAGAATTATGAAAGCAAAATATATAATATTTAGTATATCTTTTTTACTGATTTTCGGGAATTTATATTCACAAGATTGTGAAGCATGGTTTTATCCGCATTATGATAATGCTGACCTTTTTACCGTTAATTTTCAAGACGGTTCAATACCGCAAGGTGCAATAGTATCATGGGAATGGGATTTCGGTGACGGAAATTTCAGTTCGGAACAAAGTCCGTCTAATACGTATGTTGTCGAAGGAAAGCATATAGTTACTTTGACTATTAATACAGGAACTTGTACAGATATTTATGAAGACAGTGTATTTATTAACTCTGATTTTGTTCAGGATTGTATTGCCGATTTTTATTATGAAGTAGCAGGTATGGGTTTTAGGAGTGTAAATTTTTATGATAATTCGTATTCTTCAGAAATAATTGATTCTTGGCAATGGGATTTTGGTGACGGAAAAACAAGTACAGAGCCAAATCCGGTTAATATTTATGAACTTGATACTACTTATCTCGTTAATTTATTTGTAACAGCTGGTGAATATTCAGATTCAGTAGCCTATTATGTATCAGTTGGTGATAATTTTTATCAAGGAGACTCTTGTCTCGCAATGTTTTCATACGAGCAACTTGATCCGGCAGGATTTACATTTCAATTCTACGACGGATCATATGTCCCCGGAGATACTGTTCAGTCGTATCTTTGGAATTTCGGTGAAAATAATACAAGTAGTGAGGCAAATCCTGTTTATACCTTTCCTGAAACCGGTGAATATGAAGTTTCGTTGATGATTAACGGAGAAGGATGCAACAGTAATTTTTTTAC includes the following:
- a CDS encoding tetratricopeptide repeat-containing sensor histidine kinase, producing MQFKILLTAILINLSFIIFGQSIDTVKDILKNTPEEKKAEFLLQTAKSLTANDPNKSSEYINKALLYLNKYRNDSLKGEAYSLAGKAQYYLANYDSALIAMKYALEIFQSIEYDKGIAAQYNIIGVWYYSAASDYEKALDYYLLSLKKREEINDSVGIAYSHSNIGNIYYKQNRRDKAIESFEKGLLYAKGGNDKNIISILLNNLGAEYEEKKEYEKALDYYIKSSEIKKELNNQIRLAVTYGSIGNLYQKTGKYKEALEYYNKAVELLKGSSDKHYTALIYKDVAVVYKEMEEYKKALNFLNKSHEIAIEIYDKSLLRDDYKEYTDIYALLHNYEKAFMYQKKYIAFHDTIFNEESDERMKETEVKYETEKKEKENEILKTQQKINELELEKKTNRQYYLIAGSLIFLLLAILIFSRYRLKQKTNLILEESNRKLIVSEQNLKESVTTKDKFFSIIAHDLRNPLSSLTLVSQVLDENIDELSSEKLKYYIGSINNAANSLLNLVENLLNWARTQTHKISISYESFDLHNIIDQNISLLKFNAEKKSIQITNNIKKGTIIIADINLLTTVIRNLLANAIKFTEKNGYVEINMKEKTNYFEVYVSDTGIGMSDEDLKKLFRIDIDTTSVGDSSEKGTGLGLILCKEFIEMNGGNIRAESEPEKGSSFIFTVKKGNV
- a CDS encoding response regulator transcription factor, whose product is MNVIIVDDHQIVRDGISVLLMKTEDINIIGEASNGEQLLLLLKNIIPDIIILDISMPKISGIELSKIIKETYPQIKIVIFSSHTEGENVVHALEAGAKGILPKNTIREELIEALRSVYSGKEFISKYIPYSTFVNHIKSTKAHKDSKKVLEDVLSTREIEILKLIVDGKSNKEISELLFISQRTVEKHKSNILNKLEMKSVVDLVKYAIKNKLTDV